Proteins found in one Quercus robur chromosome 2, dhQueRobu3.1, whole genome shotgun sequence genomic segment:
- the LOC126704429 gene encoding histidine kinase CKI1-like has translation MELAPRPSNHLIATGPKLDGNTLHIKAFAVMLLPTALIPCWYSMISRVERQVNLNSHDFHSKLQYEIENTTKFLHPINSSATNLAGVLKLSLNGTKLSFSMIETKVAPPLFQAWSTIPYLSQISYTGLEGLFFSYYTSQNQTLAVYSNSSYNSRSSSPNVKKNFNCYIQHVNHQTGELYGNSIECPPLNLVSKRWFQEALNSTNGYASLETGWNNSQDLILLSSARINGEGVISLGFSAKVLTARFTSIDRQGGSLYLATKDGKVLIEELKNTHMVLAGNMVSVQLKKPNGEQKVLGNVSCIIKDGSPRSSTLNIQGTEYMLYCSSLDMVGVQSVYVLAFPQKGLVSLVRKNRTVVLALLIVIITSMVVSILSFAYIFIRAAKREMHLCAALIKQMEATQQAERKSMNKSLAFASASHDVRASLAGLTGLIELCYEEANPGSELETNLRQMDTCAEDLLGLLNSILDTSKIEAGKMQLEEEEFDLAQLLEDVVDLYHPVGIKKGVDVVLDPYDGSAIKFSQVKGDRGKLKQILCNLLSNAVKFTCEGHVTVRTWVRKPSLQNSIIASNQNGLMKYLQCLFRKSNEAYNDLEAMNAAQQDPNAMEFVFEVDDTGKGIPKEKQISVFENYVQVKETALGQGGTGLGLGIVQSLVRLMHGDISIVDKEIGEKGTCFRFNVILSTCENVSCNNAKAEDLEMVDGSHTPELTLSTPSPGSWLRTPSSKLTVHTTPSPKVTTSHVVLLIQNNERRRTSQRFMENLRIKVSVAKQWEHLPSTLQKIKHKENHSCHNSLGKSDLSSPSGYLSRSASNNSSGVEKDVPLSSMDGSNYILSVFKRTTPKFASSFILIVIDASAGPFLELCRIVAEFRKGLHNATCKVVWLEKPMMRNINFKHIEEDLVDPNDVVISKPFHGSRLYQVVRLLPEFGGTLQGNSSKLKEEIKFQAEKVPKDPSSSRSQSYIENSSTNKHSTQQVELQDLGSSIEETKKKSMSPIQTLSHVGSKPRSPPSNGIPPKEQEIQEIGNSNDEKPLSGKKLLVADDNVLLRKLTVASLLKLGATAETCVNGQEALDLVCKGLSNQRKLGISKILPYDYVLMDCEMPVMNGYEATKQIRKMEKSYGVHIPIIALTAHTSGGEANVAIEAGMDVHLGKPLKKEHLLEAIRYIDTK, from the exons GCATTTGCTGTGATGCTTCTTCCTACTGCATTGATCCCATGTTGGTATTCTATGATCAGTCGTGTTGAGCGTCAAGTGAATTTGAACTCCCATGACTTCCACTCCAAGTTGCAATATGAAATTGAGAACACAACAAAGTTCTTACATCCAATAAATTCGTCAGCAACAAATTTAGCAGGAGTTTTAAAGTTGTCTCTCAATGGAACtaaactctctttctctatgaTTGAGACTAAG gTGGCTCCTCCATTATTTCAAGCATGGTCTACAATTCCATACTTATCTCAAATTTCATATACTGGGTTAGAAGGTCTATTTTTCTCATACTACACTAGTCAGAATCAAACTCTTGCAGTGTACTCTAACTCTTCATATAATTCTAGATCAAGTTCTCCAAATGTAAAAAAGAACTTCAATTGTTACATCCAACATGTGAACCATCAGACAGGAGAATTATATGGAAACTCCATTGAATGCCCTCCCTTGAATTTGGTCAGTAAAAGATGGTTTCAAGAAGCCTTGAATAGTACCAATGGATATGCCTCATTGGAAACTGGATGGAATAATTCTCAAGATCTTATACTACTTAGCTCAGCTAGAATTAATGGAGAAGGAGTTATCTCTCTAGGGTTTTCGGCCAAAGTACTAACCGCCCGTTTTACTAGTATAGATCGTCAGGGTGGGAGCTTGTATTTGGCTACGAAAGATGGGAAAGTGCTTATAGAAGAGCTCAAAAATACTCATATGGTTCTTGCTGGTAATATGGTTTCTGTCCAATTGAAGAAGCCAAATGGGGAACAAAAAGTTCTTGGGAACGTTTCTTGCATCATCAAAGATGGCTCACCAAGATCTTCTACTTTGAATATTCAAGGAACAGAATACATGCTTTATTGTTCATCGCTTGATATGGTGGGAGTCCAATCG GTATATGTGTTGGCTTTCCCACAAAAAGGATTAGTTAGCCTTGTCCGCAAGAACAGGACAGTGGTATTGGCCCTCCTTATAGTGATCATCACTTCCATGGTTGTTTCCATTTTAAGTTTTGCGTATATTTTCATTAGAGCTGCCAAACGAGAAATGCACTTGTGTGCTGCTCTTATAAAACAAATGGAAGCAACTCAACAAGCAGAGAGGAAGAGTATGAACAAGAGTCTTGCCTTTGCTAGTGCCAGCCATGATGTTCGCGCTTCACTAGCAGGTCTTACAGGTTTGATAGAGTTGTGCTATGAAGAGGCTAATCCTGGTTCTGAATTGGAGACAAATTTGAGACAAATGGATACTTGTGCAGAGGATCTACTAG GTTTGCTGAATTCTATTCTTGATACAAGCAAAATTGAGGCTGGCAAGATGCAacttgaagaagaggaatttgaTTTGGCCCAACTTCTTGAAGATGTAGTTGATTTATATCATCCTGTTGGTATCAAAAAGGGAGTAGATGTGGTATTAGATCCTTATGATGGTTCTGCCATCAAATTTTCACAAGTGAAAGGAGATAGGGGAAAACTCAAGCAAATATTATGCAATTTACTAAGCAATGCGGTTAAATTTACTTGTGAGGGGCATGTAACCGTTCGAACATGGGTTAGGAAACCCAGTTTGCAAAATTCAATAATTGCATCTAATCAGAATGGTTTAATGAAATATTTACAGTGTTTGTTTCGCAAGAGCAATGAAGCATATAATGACCTAGAAGCCATGAATGCAGCCCAACAAGATCCAAATGCCATGGAATTTGTCTTTGAGGTTGATGATACAGGTAAAGGAATTCCAAAGGAAAAGCAAATCTCAGTCTTTGAAAACTATGTTCAAGTCAAAGAAACAGCTCTTGGACAAGGAGGCACTGGATTAGGACTTGGCATTGTACAGTCTCTG GTACGTTTGATGCATGGAGATATATCAATTGTGGACAAAGAGATAGGTGAAAAGGGAACTTGCTTTAGATTCAATGTGATACTCAGTACATGTGAAAATGTTAGTTGCAATAATGCAAAAGCAGAAGACCTTGAAATGGTTGATGGCTCCCATACTCCTGAGCTAACTCTTAGCACACCTAGTCCTGGCTCGTGGTTACGTACTCCTAGTTCAAAGCTGACAGTTCACACAACCCCTAGCCCCAAGGTAACGACATCCCATGTTGTTCTCTTGATTCAAAATAACGAACGGCGAAGGACTTCACAAAGATTCATGGAGAACTTAAGGATAAAAGTATCAGTAGCAAAGCAATGGGAACATCTTCCTTCTACTCTTCAAAAGATAAAACATAAGGAGAACCATTCTTGTCACAATTCTTTAGGAAAATCAGATTTGAGTTCTCCAAGTGGCTACTTAAGTAGGTCTGCTTCTAATAACTCTAGCGGTGTAGAAAAGGATGTGCCTTTGAGTAGCATGGATGGTTCAAACTACATACTATCAGTCTTCAAAAGGACTACTCCTAAATTTGCATCAAGTTTCATATTAATTGTGATTGATGCAAGTGCTGGACCATTCCTAGAATTATGTAGAATTGTGGCTGAATTCAGAAAAGGCCTCCACAATGCTACTTGTAaggttgtttggttggagaaacCAATGATGCGTAACATCAACTTCAAACACATTGAAGAGGACCTAGTTGATCCTAATGATGTCGTAATATCTAAGCCATTTCATGGTTCTCGTTTGTATCAAGTGGTAAGACTTCTTCCTGAGTTTGGAGGTACATTGCAAGGGAATTCAAGCAAACTAAAAGAAGAAATCAAGTTCCAAGCTGAAAAAGTTCCCAAAGATCCTAGTTCATCAAGGAGTCAGTCTTATATAGAGAATTCTTCGACAAATAAACACTCAACTCAACAAGTAGAATTACAAGACCTTGGTAGCAGCATTGAGGAAACTAAGAAGAAAAGCATGTCACCCATTCAAACTCTATCTCATGTTGGGTCCAAACCAAGAAGTCCTCCGAGTAATGGAATTCCACCAAAAGAGcaagaaatacaagaaattgGTAACTCAAATGATGAGAAGCCATTGAGTGGGAAGAAACTCTTGGTTGCTGATGATAATGTATTGTTGCGCAAGTTAACTGTTGCCAGTCTTTTAAAGCTTGGTGCAACTGCCGAAACTTGCGTTAATGGACAGGAAGCTTTAGATCTGGTTTGCAAAGGTCTAAGTAATCAAAGGAAACTTGGAATTTCGAAGATTCTTCCATACGATTATGTCTTAATGGATTGTGAG ATGCCTGTGATGAATGGGTATGAAGCAACAAAGCAAATAAGGAAAATGGAGAAGTCCTACGGTGTTCATATTCCAATCATTGCATTAACTGCTCATACATCAGGTGGTGAAGCTAACGTGGCAATTGAGGCTGGAATGGATGTTCATCTTGGCAAACCACTGAAAAAAGAACATCTTTTGGAGGCCATTAGATATATCGATACTAAATGA